The Spirosoma radiotolerans genome has a window encoding:
- a CDS encoding polysaccharide biosynthesis C-terminal domain-containing protein, whose product MSTFKKLASDTALYGISTILARLLNYALVPIQTYAFQKPSAMASNVELYGWIGVLLVVYTLGLETAFFRFMARSKDQPEAEKKRIFNQSLSIVVLISVTSSILLYSLATPITNWLHYPGQERFVQWSALLVAIDAIVAIPFARLRVENRVREFVSARIINIVIVVALNLFFLIIAKDIYEGKYLAALQPVASFIYDPKIGPGYTFLSNLLGNALYFIIIRKAFSGYRFQLNGPQARILIAYAFPIMLTNLASVLNLLTDRLFLRHLLPPNFYPGLSAEAVLGIYGNCLKLSVFMALAIQSFKFAADPFFFSQAEDKNAPTLLANVTKWFIIVCALIWLAVSLNLDLLGQLFLRSKAYRVGLNVVPLLLLGNLLLGVYYNISFWFKLTDKTSYGTLITVIGTGVTIVLNVLLIPVIGYMGCAVAFSVSSLIMMALCYVLGEKYYPVPYHVRSAVGYLLSAGLLIYASWQFPIANLWVAVPTHMALFGLYLLAMIFVERDTVQPALARLRNRNKKPVKFGQ is encoded by the coding sequence ATGAGTACGTTTAAAAAATTAGCGAGCGACACGGCTCTTTACGGAATCAGTACGATTCTGGCGCGCTTGCTCAACTACGCGCTGGTTCCCATTCAGACCTATGCGTTCCAGAAGCCATCGGCTATGGCGTCGAATGTGGAACTCTACGGTTGGATTGGCGTGCTGCTCGTTGTCTATACCCTAGGGCTGGAAACGGCTTTTTTTCGATTTATGGCCCGTTCCAAAGACCAGCCGGAGGCCGAAAAGAAGCGTATTTTCAACCAGTCGCTGAGCATTGTTGTTCTGATCAGCGTCACCTCCTCTATTTTACTGTACAGTCTGGCTACGCCCATAACCAACTGGCTCCATTACCCTGGCCAGGAGCGATTTGTGCAGTGGTCGGCGCTGTTGGTGGCCATCGATGCCATCGTAGCCATTCCATTTGCCCGCTTACGGGTCGAAAATCGAGTTCGTGAGTTTGTGAGCGCCCGAATCATCAACATCGTTATTGTCGTCGCGCTGAATCTGTTTTTCCTGATTATTGCGAAGGATATTTATGAGGGCAAATACCTGGCGGCTCTGCAACCCGTAGCCAGCTTTATTTACGATCCGAAAATTGGACCAGGTTATACGTTCCTGTCGAATTTGCTGGGGAACGCCCTCTATTTCATCATCATCCGAAAAGCATTTTCCGGCTACCGCTTTCAGCTCAATGGCCCACAGGCTCGGATCTTGATTGCCTATGCTTTCCCGATCATGCTGACCAACCTGGCCAGTGTGCTGAACCTGCTAACCGACCGGCTATTTTTACGGCATTTGCTGCCACCCAACTTTTATCCGGGCTTATCGGCCGAAGCAGTGCTGGGCATTTACGGGAACTGCCTGAAACTGTCGGTTTTTATGGCGCTGGCAATTCAGTCATTTAAATTTGCCGCCGATCCATTCTTTTTCTCCCAGGCAGAGGATAAGAATGCACCAACGTTGCTGGCTAATGTGACAAAATGGTTCATCATCGTTTGTGCCTTGATTTGGCTGGCTGTCAGCCTAAACCTCGATTTGTTGGGTCAGTTGTTTTTACGGTCGAAAGCTTACCGAGTCGGGCTGAATGTTGTCCCGCTGCTGCTGCTGGGCAATTTGTTGCTGGGCGTCTACTACAACATTTCGTTCTGGTTCAAATTAACGGATAAAACCAGCTACGGCACACTGATCACTGTCATCGGAACCGGGGTAACCATCGTACTCAACGTGCTGCTCATACCCGTGATTGGCTATATGGGTTGTGCCGTCGCCTTTTCGGTATCCAGCCTGATTATGATGGCTTTATGTTACGTACTGGGCGAAAAATATTACCCTGTTCCTTACCACGTCCGGTCGGCCGTTGGCTACCTGCTCAGCGCTGGGCTTCTGATTTACGCATCCTGGCAGTTTCCCATTGCTAATCTCTGGGTGGCCGTGCCCACACACATGGCTTTGTTCGGACTGTATCTGCTGGCTATGATTTTTGTGGAACGCGATACCGTGCAGCCAGCCCTGGCCCGCCTGCGAAACAGAAACAAAAAACCAGTCAAGTTTGGGCAATGA